In a genomic window of Nocardia fluminea:
- a CDS encoding YncE family protein, whose product MANRETGSVHAIDIRSRTLTALVKVGRDAALLALDSASSTAYVANREDHAVSMIDRSNTVVATVDVGGKPQGSAVDPRTQNVYVDRRCSP is encoded by the coding sequence GTGGCCAACCGCGAGACCGGTAGCGTCCACGCGATCGACATCCGTTCCCGGACACTGACAGCCCTTGTGAAGGTCGGTCGCGACGCTGCGCTCCTTGCACTCGATAGTGCGTCGAGCACGGCATACGTCGCAAACCGAGAAGACCACGCCGTCTCGATGATCGACAGATCGAACACGGTCGTCGCAACCGTTGATGTCGGCGGCAAACCACAAGGCAGTGCCGTCGATCCACGCACACAGAATGTGTACGTGGATCGACGATGTTCACCGTGA
- a CDS encoding anti-sigma factor RsbA family regulatory protein — protein sequence MSTAPANEAFEHPALFYRNEQEYTQQTGAFLREGLAAGEPMAVAVPGPNLELIKDELGVDARSISFLDMTDVGRNPGRIIPKVLKGFADAHPTGRVRIIGEPIWAGRSTVEYPACAQHEALINAAFEGRAVTILCPYDQTRLDAAALADAWLTHPTIISQGRERASDDYDWQAIVARYNEPLVLAPDAAVFAFGEAELRSVRNFAVDHASKWGLDAVRLEDAKLAVAELTTNSVVHGGGRGLFAMWSEPGHLVFEVRDGGHLSDPLAGRRPPAQGQFGGRGLLLVHYIADLVRIHTGENGTTIRFYLDL from the coding sequence ATGAGCACAGCGCCCGCCAACGAGGCGTTCGAACACCCTGCCCTCTTCTATAGGAACGAGCAGGAATACACGCAGCAGACCGGGGCATTCCTGCGCGAGGGTTTGGCGGCGGGTGAGCCGATGGCTGTCGCGGTACCGGGGCCCAACCTGGAGCTGATCAAGGACGAGCTCGGCGTCGATGCTCGCAGCATTTCGTTTCTCGACATGACCGACGTCGGCCGCAACCCGGGGCGGATCATTCCGAAGGTGCTCAAGGGCTTTGCCGATGCGCATCCGACGGGGCGGGTGCGCATCATCGGCGAGCCGATCTGGGCTGGGCGTAGCACCGTGGAATATCCGGCGTGCGCGCAGCACGAAGCGCTGATCAATGCCGCCTTCGAAGGCCGCGCGGTGACCATCCTGTGTCCCTACGATCAAACACGCCTGGACGCGGCCGCCCTCGCCGATGCGTGGCTCACCCACCCCACCATCATCAGTCAGGGGCGCGAGCGGGCCAGCGACGACTACGACTGGCAGGCAATCGTGGCTCGCTATAACGAGCCGCTGGTGTTAGCGCCCGATGCGGCCGTCTTCGCCTTCGGTGAAGCCGAGCTTCGATCGGTCCGGAACTTCGCCGTGGACCACGCGAGCAAGTGGGGGCTTGATGCCGTGCGGCTCGAAGACGCCAAGCTGGCGGTTGCGGAACTGACCACCAACAGCGTGGTGCACGGCGGCGGCCGGGGTCTTTTCGCGATGTGGTCCGAGCCGGGACACCTCGTGTTCGAGGTTCGCGACGGCGGGCACCTGAGCGATCCACTGGCTGGCCGCAGGCCCCCTGCTCAGGGACAGTTCGGTGGTAGGGGCCTGCTGCTCGTGCACTACATCGCAGATCTGGTGCGCATACACACCGGCGAGAACGGTACGACGATCCGCTTCTATCTCGATCTGTGA
- a CDS encoding HAMP domain-containing protein has protein sequence MTDTAALARAVPEQAPVATDEVELRRLLAGLTAVRDGDFGTRLPTDADGLLGEIAMVFNGMVDQLSLFTSEVTRVAREVGTDGRLGGQAEVPGVSGTWKDLTDSVNAMAGNLTSQVRDIAQVATAVARGDLSQQITVNARGEILELKNTINTMVDQLSSFADEVTRVSREVGTEGRLGGQADVKGVSGTWRDLTDSVNFMAGNLTAQVRSIAQVATAVAGGDLTQKIRVDARGEILELKETINTMVDQLSSFADEVTRVSREVGTEGRLGGQADVKGVSGTWKDLTESVNVMADNLTAQVRSIAQVTTAVAGGDLTQKIRVDARGEILELKETINTMVDQLSSFADEVTRVAREVGTEGNLGGQATVRGASGTWKDLTDNVNVMASNLTNQVRSIAQVATAVARGDLSQKITVEAKGEVAALAGVINTMVDTLSAFADEVTRVAREVGTEGMLGGQARVPNVAGTWKDLTDNVNSMANNLTNQVRNIAQVTTAVAQGDLTRKIDVDARGEILELKTTINTMVDQLSAFAAEVTRVAREVGSQGRLGGQAEVEGVSGTWKRLTENVNELAGNLTRQVRAIAEVTSAVAEGDLTRSITVEASGEVAELKDNINSMVESLRETTMANQDQDWLKSNLARISSLMQGQRDLHVVAELIMDELAPLVSAQFGAFYLADETAEQPELRLISSYGSPDGPGSAPRLTFGQSLVGQAARSRRTIAVDDVPGDYVTISSGLGRTAPVNLLVLPIVVEDQVLGVIELASLHRFTRIHLDFLDQLMETVGVNVNTIVANARTDELLVESQRLTSELQARSEELQVRQEELQLSNAEMEEKAALLVQQNRDIEAKNLEIEQARQELETRAQELALASKYKSEFLANMSHELRTPLNSLLILAQLLAQNPTRNLTPKQVEYAGIIHSAGSDLLQLINDILDLSKVEAGKMDITPERVPLRKLLDYVEATFRPVTTQKSLGFRITTTAGLPLELLTDDSRLRQVLGNLLSNAVKFTESGSVELRIEPTETRELPAAVRRHGMAIALRVIDTGIGIAQHQLESIFGAFQQADGTTSRKYGGTGLGLSISREIAYLLGGAIAAESTLGQGSIFTLYLPVARPDFHEALELEPEDREQTHDRLELASSSATPQQRRLLVVEERPQGLLSLVAQSAVADLADNNDPRGPVQVVSAIGVVEAAGALAAESFHCVVLELDMPDSAALEFLETMDGDAALSSVPVLAHNRRLDAEQERLLQDRMRRRPMELLSSLDELRERIALHVTAEAPGDVLPLVRRDEAPAATPYRPLGELAGRTVLIVDDDARNLFALSSILELHDITVLHAENGREGIEMLLTHPETDLVLMDVMMPEMDGYTATSTIREMPQYEKLPIIAVTAKAMLGDRDKSLASGANDYVTKPVDADALLACIVHWLGVQ, from the coding sequence ATGACGGATACTGCAGCACTGGCCCGAGCAGTGCCCGAGCAGGCCCCAGTGGCCACGGACGAAGTCGAACTGCGGCGGCTGCTCGCCGGTTTGACCGCGGTGCGCGACGGTGATTTCGGCACCAGGTTGCCCACCGATGCCGACGGGCTGCTCGGCGAGATCGCCATGGTGTTCAACGGCATGGTGGACCAGCTGTCACTGTTCACCTCCGAGGTCACCCGTGTCGCACGCGAGGTCGGCACCGACGGACGCCTCGGTGGGCAGGCCGAAGTGCCCGGTGTGTCCGGCACCTGGAAGGACCTCACCGACTCGGTGAACGCGATGGCGGGCAATCTGACCAGCCAGGTGCGCGATATCGCCCAGGTCGCTACTGCGGTCGCGCGCGGTGACCTGAGCCAGCAGATCACAGTGAACGCGCGCGGGGAGATCCTCGAGTTGAAGAACACCATCAATACGATGGTCGATCAGCTGTCGTCGTTCGCGGACGAGGTCACCCGCGTGTCCCGTGAGGTCGGTACCGAGGGCAGGCTGGGCGGGCAGGCCGACGTCAAGGGTGTGTCCGGAACCTGGCGAGATCTCACCGACTCGGTGAACTTCATGGCGGGCAACCTCACTGCACAGGTGCGCTCGATCGCACAGGTCGCCACCGCAGTGGCAGGCGGCGACCTCACTCAGAAGATCCGAGTCGATGCTCGCGGTGAAATCCTCGAGCTCAAAGAAACCATCAATACGATGGTCGATCAGCTGTCCTCGTTCGCCGACGAGGTCACCCGCGTGTCCCGTGAGGTCGGTACCGAGGGCAGGCTGGGCGGGCAGGCCGACGTCAAGGGTGTCTCGGGGACCTGGAAGGACCTCACTGAGTCGGTCAATGTCATGGCCGACAACCTCACTGCACAGGTGCGCTCGATCGCACAGGTCACCACGGCGGTCGCGGGTGGCGACCTCACTCAGAAGATCCGAGTCGATGCTCGCGGTGAAATCCTCGAGCTCAAAGAAACCATCAATACGATGGTCGATCAGCTGTCCTCGTTCGCCGACGAGGTCACCCGCGTGGCCCGCGAGGTCGGCACGGAGGGCAACCTCGGCGGGCAGGCGACGGTTCGCGGCGCCTCGGGCACGTGGAAAGACCTGACCGACAACGTCAATGTGATGGCCTCCAACCTGACCAACCAGGTGCGCTCGATCGCGCAGGTCGCCACCGCGGTGGCGCGCGGTGATCTGAGCCAGAAGATCACCGTGGAGGCCAAGGGTGAGGTCGCCGCGCTGGCCGGGGTGATCAATACGATGGTCGACACGCTGTCGGCGTTCGCCGACGAAGTCACCCGGGTGGCCCGCGAGGTCGGCACCGAGGGCATGCTCGGTGGTCAGGCCCGCGTGCCCAACGTGGCGGGTACCTGGAAGGACCTGACCGACAACGTCAACTCGATGGCCAACAACCTGACCAATCAGGTACGCAACATCGCCCAGGTGACGACCGCGGTCGCGCAGGGCGACCTGACCCGCAAGATCGACGTGGACGCGCGTGGGGAGATCCTGGAACTCAAGACCACGATCAACACGATGGTCGACCAGTTGTCTGCCTTCGCCGCCGAGGTGACCCGCGTCGCGCGCGAGGTGGGTTCGCAGGGACGACTGGGCGGTCAGGCAGAGGTCGAGGGCGTCTCGGGCACCTGGAAGCGGTTGACCGAGAACGTCAACGAGCTGGCGGGCAACCTGACTCGCCAGGTCCGCGCTATCGCCGAGGTCACCAGCGCCGTCGCAGAAGGTGACCTGACGCGCTCGATCACCGTCGAAGCCTCCGGTGAAGTCGCCGAGCTCAAGGACAACATCAACTCCATGGTGGAGTCGTTGCGCGAAACCACCATGGCTAACCAGGACCAGGACTGGCTCAAGAGCAACCTGGCCCGCATCTCGAGCCTGATGCAGGGCCAACGCGATCTGCATGTGGTGGCCGAGCTGATCATGGACGAGCTCGCGCCGCTGGTGTCGGCGCAGTTCGGTGCGTTCTACCTGGCCGACGAGACCGCCGAGCAGCCGGAGCTGCGGTTGATCAGCTCCTACGGCAGCCCGGACGGACCGGGCAGCGCGCCTCGGCTCACCTTCGGCCAGTCGTTGGTCGGGCAAGCGGCGCGCAGCCGCCGCACGATCGCCGTGGACGATGTTCCCGGTGACTACGTCACCATCTCTTCGGGATTGGGGCGAACCGCGCCGGTCAATCTTCTTGTGCTGCCGATCGTGGTGGAAGACCAGGTGCTCGGTGTGATCGAGCTGGCCTCCCTGCATCGCTTCACCCGCATCCACCTCGATTTCCTCGATCAGCTCATGGAAACAGTGGGCGTGAATGTCAACACCATCGTGGCCAACGCTCGCACCGACGAACTGCTGGTCGAATCGCAGCGGCTGACTTCTGAGTTGCAGGCACGTTCGGAAGAGCTGCAGGTACGCCAGGAAGAACTGCAGCTGTCCAACGCTGAGATGGAGGAGAAGGCGGCGTTGCTGGTTCAGCAGAACCGCGACATCGAAGCAAAGAACCTCGAAATCGAGCAGGCCAGGCAAGAGCTCGAGACCCGCGCCCAGGAACTCGCGCTCGCCTCGAAGTACAAGTCGGAGTTTTTGGCCAATATGAGCCACGAGCTGCGCACACCGCTGAACAGTCTGCTCATCCTCGCTCAGTTGCTGGCGCAGAACCCGACCCGCAACCTCACACCCAAACAAGTTGAATACGCGGGCATCATCCACTCGGCGGGTTCGGATCTGCTGCAGCTGATCAACGACATCCTCGATCTGTCCAAGGTCGAGGCGGGCAAGATGGATATCACGCCCGAGCGGGTGCCGCTGCGTAAACTGCTGGACTACGTTGAGGCGACCTTCCGGCCGGTGACCACGCAGAAGAGTCTCGGTTTCCGGATCACGACCACTGCGGGACTGCCACTGGAGCTGCTCACCGATGATTCTCGGCTGCGGCAGGTATTGGGCAATTTGTTGTCCAACGCGGTCAAGTTCACCGAGAGCGGGTCGGTGGAGTTGCGCATCGAGCCGACAGAGACGCGGGAGTTGCCCGCCGCGGTACGCCGCCACGGCATGGCCATCGCGCTACGAGTGATCGACACCGGCATCGGCATCGCCCAGCATCAGCTGGAGTCGATCTTCGGCGCTTTCCAACAGGCTGACGGCACGACCAGCCGCAAATACGGCGGCACCGGTCTCGGTCTGTCGATCAGCCGTGAGATCGCCTACCTGCTCGGTGGGGCTATCGCGGCTGAGAGCACCCTCGGGCAGGGCAGCATCTTCACCCTCTACCTGCCGGTCGCTCGCCCCGACTTCCATGAAGCTCTCGAGCTGGAGCCCGAGGACCGAGAGCAGACCCACGACCGTCTGGAACTCGCGTCGAGTTCGGCGACGCCCCAGCAGCGTCGGCTGTTGGTGGTGGAGGAGCGGCCGCAGGGGCTGCTGTCGCTGGTCGCGCAGAGCGCCGTGGCCGACCTCGCCGACAATAACGACCCGCGCGGGCCGGTCCAGGTGGTCAGCGCGATCGGTGTGGTGGAAGCAGCCGGAGCACTCGCGGCCGAGTCGTTCCACTGCGTAGTGCTGGAGCTGGACATGCCCGACAGCGCCGCGCTGGAGTTCCTCGAGACGATGGACGGCGATGCCGCGTTGAGCAGCGTGCCGGTGCTGGCCCACAACCGGCGCCTCGACGCCGAGCAGGAACGCCTCTTACAGGATCGTATGCGGCGACGGCCGATGGAGTTGCTGTCGAGTCTGGATGAACTGCGCGAGCGGATCGCGCTACACGTCACCGCCGAGGCGCCCGGGGACGTACTGCCCCTGGTGCGCCGGGACGAGGCGCCGGCCGCCACGCCGTATCGCCCGCTCGGCGAGCTGGCCGGGCGTACTGTGCTCATCGTCGACGACGATGCCCGTAATCTGTTCGCGCTCAGCAGCATTCTCGAACTGCACGACATCACCGTGTTGCACGCCGAGAACGGTCGCGAGGGCATCGAAATGCTGCTTACGCACCCGGAAACAGATCTGGTGCTGATGGACGTGATGATGCCCGAGATGGACGGCTACACCGCGACATCGACCATCCGCGAAATGCCACAGTACGAGAAATTGCCAATCATCGCCGTGACTGCCAAGGCCATGTTGGGTGACCGGGACAAGAGCTTGGCCTCCGGCGCCAACGATTACGTCACCAAGCCGGTCGATGCGGATGCGCTCCTTGCCTGCATCGTGCACTGGCTCGGTGTCCAATGA
- a CDS encoding SpoIIE family protein phosphatase, producing MTDSGIGDTDARTNPVVPRLAATVERLHNQIRQAQATADGRALIEMAKGVLVERLHCGPAQAATQLEILSARAGVEPLELAVDLVNQAAQDKMSAVVGEFLQATATPPSGPTAVVRLRTAESGLLAAGDTQRVAESVLEHAVSPLGATAVAIWSAGIDASLSLAGFAGIAGHEAQRWRYVPPGVVTPARQALIQRAAQWIDDMSVSGLPSIGDRAGGRAAIPVGAAGKILGVLEVCWPRPIDVQPRQIHRQLEALAELCAHTLESDSAAVRTTERADVADLVRLADGLFDPALVLIPQLDEGTLADFSIHHLNSCFVDPAGRPPGLISGASLLEMYPMAAVEGQLFERIEHVFATGETYRADRVMLTELVDQIPLTVAAALSISRYGDAVLMVWRIEDESGRLATLLQHAQRLGRVGGFEENAATGEITWSEQLFALYGLAPATDPVPLAQLPGHVHDADTEAVRRFLRTLLRYRRSASTACRLTRADGVTRHVRIIAEPVVDAAGHLHAIRGAYQDVSAQHWTEIALSATRDRLTDTEMRAAEQSSLARQLQQAIMPDAQPSTDAFGLRIAVRYRPTEQDELVGGDWYDTIVLPSKEILVSVGDITGHGITAATGMVVLRNALRGLAATGAGPGQMLAWLNLVAHHLTDSIFATAICGVYNPLTRVLRWARAGHPPPVLVRAGHACSLPELRGIILGALAETSYEEGEIQLELDDTLLLYTDGLIERRDLELDFCIERLLTISAAFTGSLDERLDHLLDSSDADTDDDTCVVGIQVGASQGPPTDNL from the coding sequence ATGACCGACTCCGGAATCGGCGACACCGATGCGAGGACAAACCCGGTTGTCCCGCGCCTCGCGGCCACAGTGGAGCGGCTACACAACCAGATCCGGCAGGCACAGGCCACGGCCGACGGTCGGGCGCTGATCGAGATGGCAAAGGGTGTGCTGGTCGAACGGCTGCACTGCGGGCCCGCGCAGGCGGCAACCCAACTGGAGATCCTGTCCGCCCGAGCGGGGGTCGAGCCGCTGGAATTGGCCGTCGACCTGGTGAACCAGGCGGCGCAGGACAAAATGAGCGCGGTGGTCGGGGAGTTCCTGCAGGCCACCGCCACACCACCCAGCGGGCCGACGGCGGTCGTGCGTCTGCGCACCGCCGAGAGTGGACTGCTCGCGGCGGGCGATACCCAGCGGGTAGCGGAGTCGGTGCTCGAACACGCAGTGTCACCGCTGGGCGCCACAGCTGTCGCGATCTGGTCCGCAGGCATCGACGCGTCGCTGTCGCTGGCGGGTTTCGCCGGGATCGCCGGGCACGAGGCCCAGCGGTGGCGCTATGTGCCCCCGGGGGTGGTGACCCCGGCGCGGCAGGCGCTGATCCAACGCGCGGCGCAGTGGATCGATGACATGAGTGTGTCGGGGCTGCCCTCGATCGGAGACCGTGCCGGCGGCCGAGCCGCGATCCCGGTCGGCGCGGCCGGCAAAATACTCGGGGTGCTCGAGGTGTGCTGGCCTCGGCCGATCGACGTGCAACCACGCCAGATTCACCGGCAATTGGAAGCGCTGGCCGAGCTGTGTGCGCACACGCTCGAGTCCGACTCAGCCGCAGTACGAACCACCGAACGTGCCGATGTCGCCGACCTCGTGCGCTTGGCCGACGGATTGTTCGACCCCGCACTGGTGCTCATACCCCAACTCGACGAGGGCACGCTCGCCGACTTCTCCATCCACCACCTCAACAGTTGCTTCGTCGACCCGGCCGGTCGCCCTCCCGGCCTCATCAGCGGCGCGTCACTGCTCGAGATGTACCCGATGGCCGCGGTCGAGGGACAACTGTTCGAGCGGATCGAGCATGTCTTCGCCACTGGTGAGACCTACCGCGCCGACCGAGTCATGCTGACCGAACTGGTCGACCAGATCCCCTTGACCGTCGCGGCCGCGCTCAGCATCAGCCGCTACGGCGATGCCGTGCTTATGGTGTGGCGGATAGAGGACGAGTCGGGGCGACTGGCGACGCTGCTGCAGCACGCCCAACGGCTCGGCCGCGTCGGCGGTTTCGAGGAGAACGCGGCCACCGGCGAGATCACTTGGAGCGAACAGCTTTTCGCGCTCTACGGGCTGGCACCGGCCACCGACCCTGTCCCACTGGCGCAGCTGCCAGGCCACGTCCACGACGCCGACACCGAGGCGGTGCGACGGTTTCTGCGCACGCTGCTGCGCTACCGCCGTTCTGCCTCCACCGCATGCCGGCTGACCAGAGCCGACGGCGTGACCCGTCACGTCCGGATCATCGCCGAACCGGTGGTCGACGCGGCCGGGCACCTGCACGCCATCCGCGGTGCGTACCAGGATGTCTCGGCCCAACACTGGACCGAGATCGCGCTGTCGGCGACCCGGGACCGGCTCACCGATACCGAAATGCGTGCCGCCGAACAGAGCAGTCTGGCAAGGCAGCTCCAGCAGGCCATCATGCCCGACGCGCAGCCGTCGACCGACGCGTTCGGTTTGCGCATCGCGGTGCGCTACCGGCCGACCGAGCAGGACGAACTCGTAGGCGGCGACTGGTACGACACCATCGTGCTGCCGTCGAAGGAGATTCTGGTATCGGTCGGTGATATCACCGGCCACGGCATCACCGCCGCGACCGGAATGGTCGTGCTACGCAACGCCTTACGTGGTCTTGCTGCCACCGGCGCCGGGCCGGGTCAGATGCTGGCATGGCTGAATCTGGTGGCGCACCACCTCACCGACAGCATTTTCGCCACAGCCATCTGTGGGGTCTACAACCCACTGACTCGGGTCCTGCGCTGGGCTCGCGCAGGCCACCCGCCACCAGTGCTGGTCCGAGCCGGCCACGCCTGCTCCCTGCCTGAACTCAGAGGCATAATCCTTGGCGCGCTGGCAGAAACAAGCTACGAGGAAGGCGAAATTCAGCTCGAATTGGACGACACACTCCTGCTCTACACCGACGGCCTCATCGAGCGCCGCGACCTGGAGCTCGACTTCTGCATAGAACGACTTCTCACGATCTCGGCCGCATTCACCGGAAGCCTGGATGAGCGTCTCGACCACCTGCTCGACAGTAGCGACGCCGACACAGACGACGACACCTGTGTGGTCGGCATCCAGGTGGGAGCAAGCCAGGGACCGCCGACCGACAACCTCTGA
- a CDS encoding transposase — translation MALGLLADRRDGLGRSRTETLNRIHRLLLELIPGGAKKFLSAMQARGLIADLRPNDPVGRVQLRLALELIEELEAIDRKIKAADKELRQLVSDHGSTLMELHDIGPSSAARLLADTADIHRFGTRDRFASWNGTAPLDACSGDQQRHRLSRAGNRRINRVLHIMAVVQLRNRTAGRVYYDARKAGGKTSMEANTHIHGLT, via the coding sequence GTGGCGCTCGGGCTACTCGCCGACCGTCGCGACGGACTCGGCCGCTCCCGCACCGAAACTCTCAACCGGATCCACCGACTACTGCTCGAACTGATTCCTGGTGGCGCGAAGAAATTCTTGTCCGCCATGCAAGCCCGCGGTCTGATCGCCGATCTGCGCCCAAATGACCCGGTCGGCAGGGTTCAACTGCGGCTCGCGCTCGAGTTGATCGAGGAGTTGGAAGCCATCGATCGCAAGATCAAAGCCGCGGACAAAGAGCTGCGGCAGTTGGTTTCCGATCACGGTTCCACCCTGATGGAATTGCATGATATCGGCCCATCAAGCGCGGCAAGGCTTTTGGCAGACACCGCAGACATTCACCGATTCGGCACCCGAGATAGGTTCGCGTCCTGGAACGGCACCGCACCTCTGGACGCTTGCTCCGGGGATCAGCAACGCCACCGGCTTTCTCGCGCCGGCAATCGCAGGATCAACCGTGTCCTGCACATCATGGCTGTCGTCCAACTACGCAACCGCACCGCCGGCCGTGTCTACTACGACGCCCGCAAAGCGGGCGGAAAGACCTCGATGGAAGCGAACACCCACATCCACGGCTTGACATAA
- a CDS encoding transposase: protein MPKRYPPEVREKALRLVLERLDEFESPYAAAKVIGPLVDVHYETLRVWVKKAMTEGSRPGKESAGGLAAAEREELAKLRKEVRDLKQANEILKLASAFFARELDPRHR, encoded by the coding sequence ATGCCGAAGCGTTATCCCCCCGAGGTTCGTGAGAAGGCCCTTCGGTTGGTCTTGGAGCGCCTCGATGAGTTCGAATCCCCGTATGCCGCCGCCAAGGTGATCGGCCCGTTGGTCGATGTGCACTATGAGACGTTGCGGGTGTGGGTGAAGAAGGCGATGACCGAGGGGTCTCGGCCGGGTAAGGAGTCGGCGGGCGGACTGGCTGCGGCGGAGCGTGAGGAGCTGGCCAAGCTGCGCAAGGAAGTGCGCGATCTCAAGCAGGCCAACGAGATTCTGAAGTTGGCGTCGGCTTTTTTCGCGCGGGAACTCGACCCGCGACACCGTTGA
- a CDS encoding IS3 family transposase, producing MIIGFIDEYRQAYGVESICGALSAHGIQFAPRTYRKARCRPPSARDITDAYVENTLRDLVGSPEQMYGRRKMTRYLRRRGHRVAFCTVDRIMRDLGMNGAVRGRRHRTTIPDKDGIRARDKLNRDFTATAPNLVWVADFTYVSTWTGWAYVAFVFDAYSRAIVGWTTAATKTTALVSKALNMALWRRDHYGRPIVPGLIHHSDAGSQYTSVMFTETLVLQGLSASISSVGDAYDNALAESIIGLFKTEVVNRHGPFKTLPEVEFALMEWVDWYNNARLHSRLDYLTPAEHEA from the coding sequence TTGATCATCGGTTTCATCGACGAATACCGTCAGGCCTATGGCGTCGAGTCGATCTGTGGTGCGCTCTCGGCGCACGGAATCCAGTTCGCGCCAAGGACTTACCGCAAAGCACGCTGCCGACCTCCGTCGGCCCGCGATATCACCGATGCGTATGTGGAGAACACCCTGCGTGATCTGGTGGGCAGCCCGGAGCAAATGTATGGGCGCCGCAAGATGACCCGCTATCTGCGCCGCCGCGGCCACCGGGTGGCCTTCTGCACCGTCGATCGGATCATGCGCGACCTGGGCATGAACGGCGCCGTGCGCGGCCGCAGGCATCGGACCACGATCCCGGACAAGGACGGGATCCGCGCCAGGGACAAGCTCAACAGAGATTTCACTGCCACTGCACCGAATCTGGTGTGGGTCGCCGATTTCACCTACGTCTCGACCTGGACCGGGTGGGCTTATGTGGCATTTGTCTTCGATGCCTACTCCCGCGCGATCGTCGGCTGGACTACCGCTGCCACGAAAACCACAGCGCTGGTGTCCAAGGCGCTGAACATGGCTCTGTGGCGGCGTGATCACTACGGGCGTCCCATCGTGCCCGGACTGATCCACCACAGCGATGCAGGATCGCAATACACATCAGTGATGTTCACTGAAACGCTTGTACTGCAGGGACTCTCAGCGTCAATAAGTTCAGTTGGCGATGCCTATGACAATGCTCTGGCGGAATCGATCATCGGCCTGTTCAAAACCGAGGTTGTCAACCGGCACGGTCCGTTCAAGACCCTGCCCGAGGTCGAGTTCGCGCTCATGGAATGGGTCGACTGGTACAACAACGCCCGGCTCCATTCCCGGCTGGACTACCTGACCCCGGCCGAGCACGAGGCCTGA
- a CDS encoding IS3 family transposase — translation MRFVNEYPQHPVELVLRVLGIASSTYYGWLRQAKAPSRRKLADQELLAEIVDIHTSSGGTYGSPRVHAMLARRGFSVGRKRVERLMRSAGLQGAFLRKKWRLGSTRQDRRAAPAPDLVNRDFTAGEPDRLWVADATRIVCGEGVFWLAAVRDAFSNRIVGWKCSDRCDTELVLGALEYAVWTRDVRDGQLVHHSDRGSTYTAIRFANRLADNGIAQSMGSVGDSYDNALMENFFSTLKTELVYRNSWRTREDAENALFAYIDGWYNTQRIQKRLGWQSPDEYEASYHGQVPAGTR, via the coding sequence GTGCGGTTCGTCAATGAATATCCGCAGCACCCGGTCGAGCTCGTATTACGGGTTCTGGGGATCGCGTCCTCGACGTATTACGGCTGGTTGCGGCAGGCGAAGGCGCCGTCACGGCGGAAACTGGCCGACCAAGAGCTGCTGGCTGAGATCGTCGATATCCATACCAGCTCCGGCGGGACTTACGGGTCGCCGCGGGTTCACGCGATGCTGGCCCGGCGCGGGTTCTCGGTCGGCCGCAAACGCGTTGAGCGGTTGATGCGGAGTGCGGGTTTGCAGGGCGCGTTCCTGCGGAAGAAGTGGCGGCTGGGCTCGACCCGACAGGATCGGCGTGCCGCCCCAGCTCCAGATCTGGTCAACCGGGACTTCACTGCCGGCGAGCCGGACCGGCTGTGGGTCGCCGATGCCACCCGCATCGTCTGCGGCGAGGGTGTGTTCTGGCTGGCCGCGGTCCGGGACGCGTTCTCGAACCGAATCGTGGGCTGGAAGTGCTCGGACCGTTGTGACACCGAGCTGGTTCTCGGCGCTCTCGAGTACGCGGTCTGGACCCGCGATGTTCGTGACGGGCAGCTCGTCCATCATTCCGATCGCGGGTCGACCTACACGGCAATCCGGTTCGCTAACCGGTTGGCAGACAACGGGATAGCGCAATCCATGGGTTCAGTCGGAGACAGCTACGACAACGCTCTCATGGAGAACTTCTTCTCCACTCTGAAGACCGAGTTGGTGTATCGGAACAGTTGGCGGACAAGGGAAGACGCCGAGAACGCCTTGTTCGCCTACATCGATGGCTGGTACAACACCCAGCGGATCCAGAAGAGGCTGGGTTGGCAGTCACCCGACGAGTACGAAGCCAGCTACCATGGCCAGGTTCCAGCCGGAACCAGGTAA
- a CDS encoding transposase has translation MAAPKKYPDELRARAVRLYRESDPKPTIRKLAEQLGVHHEALRNWIRQAEADAGHRHDRPTTDMAEENKQLRKRVAELERVNAVLRDASAYFASELGQTRR, from the coding sequence GTGGCAGCACCGAAGAAATATCCGGACGAGTTGAGAGCTCGAGCCGTGCGGTTGTATCGAGAGTCCGATCCCAAGCCGACGATCCGGAAGCTCGCCGAGCAACTCGGGGTGCATCACGAGGCATTGCGGAACTGGATCCGCCAAGCCGAAGCCGATGCCGGCCACCGCCACGACCGCCCGACGACCGACATGGCCGAGGAGAACAAGCAACTCCGTAAACGAGTCGCCGAGCTGGAGCGGGTCAACGCTGTATTACGTGATGCGAGTGCGTATTTCGCCTCGGAGCTCGGCCAGACCCGGCGGTGA